A window from Drosophila kikkawai strain 14028-0561.14 chromosome 2L, DkikHiC1v2, whole genome shotgun sequence encodes these proteins:
- the mle gene encoding dosage compensation regulator mle isoform X1: MDIKSFLYEFCAKSRIEPKFEVRQTGPKNRQRFLCEVRVEQNNYIGVGNSTNKKDAEKNACRDFVNYLVRVGKLKAQDVPADPSAPSAGAFKECAPGVATAGPGGQQRRVFGDQSGPQDLGEAYRPLNHEGGSDRFNIIDHVQEQKDMNEAESIDVNAAIHGNWTIENAKDRLNMYKQSNNIRDDYKYTPVGPDHARSFMAELSIYVPALKRKVTARETGSNKKSASKSCALSLVRQLFHLKVIEAFSGTLKKKKDEELKPYPVKLSPNLVDNLDEVIKVLDLPVVNPRNIKIEKDGAPIPLIVSVNRVDPLVPGGENRQESSVIPWAPPQPNWNTWHACNIDEGELATTSIEDLSMDFERSLRERRQNDAEYRQFLEFRDKLPIAAMRSEILSAINENPVVIIRGNTGCGKTTQIAQYILDDYISSGQGGFANIYVTQPRRISAISVAERVARERCEQLGDTVGYSVRFESVFPRPYGGILFCTVGVLLRKLEAGLRGVSHIIVDEIHERDVNSDFLLVILRDMVATYPDLHVILMSATIDTTLFANYFGGCPVLEVPGRAFPVQQFFLEDILQMTNFVPSVESRRKRKEAEDEEQMQLSENKEEAETNYNKVCEAKYSEQTRNSMAMLSESDVSFELLEALLVLIKSKNIPGAILVFLPGWNLIFALMKFLQSSKTFGNSALYRILPCHSQIPRDDQRKVFDPVPDGVTKIILSTNIAETSITIDDIVFVVDICKARMKLFTSHNNLTSYATVWASKTNLEQRKGRAGRVRPGFCFTLCSRARFAVLEDNLTPEMFRTPLHEMALTIKLLRLGAIHHFLSKALEPPPVDAVIEAEVLLREMRCLDANDELTPLGRLLARLPIEPRLGKMMVLGAVFGCADLVASMASYSSTFSEVFALDIGQRRLANHQKALSGRKCSDHVAMIVASQLWQRAKHRGEQEEARFCDRKGLQMSTMNVMWEAKQQLLDLLQQAGFPEECMLPHHVEADSEKTDPMLDVALALLCLGLYPNICVHKEKRKVLTTESKAALLHKTSVNCSNLAITFPYPFFVFGEKIRTRAVSCKQLSMVSPLQVMLFGSRKIDLATDNIVRVDNWVNFEMEPEHAAKIAALKPALEDLITIACDNPADVLRLENPYSMLVGVVRNLCDENAGDFGLQRETGILPHQSRQAGFSGGGGGPAKRGRFDNGGGGGGGRFGNRGGYGNQGNSSYGRGGRRNYGGEGFGNYGGGFGNNGGGFGNNGGGFGNTGGAGFGNNGGGGGGSGGGYGNYGNSGGNNFSGGANQNNSWGHY; this comes from the exons atggaTATAAAATCTTTCTTGTACGAATTTTGTGCTAAGTCGCGCATTGAGCCAAAGTTTGAAGTTCGTCAGACAG GACCCAAGAACCGGCAGCGTTTCCTCTGCGAAGTTCGTGTCGAGCAGAATAACTACATAGGTGTGGGCAACTCCACCAACAAAAAGGATGCAGAGAAGAACGCGTGCCGCGACTTTGTAAACTATCTGGTGCGCGTGGGTAAGTTAAAGGCCCAGGATGTACCGGCAGATCCCAGTGCTCCATCAGCGGGAGCTTTCAAAGAATGTGCACCGGGCGTAGCAACTGCAGGCCCGGGCGGCCAGCAGAGACGTGTGTTTGGTGACCAGTCGGGTCCGCAAGATCTGGGCGAGGCGTATAGGCCCCTCAACCACGAAGGAGGCAGCGACCGTTTTAATATTATCGACCATGTGCAGGAGCAAAAGGATATGAACGAGGCAGAGTCAATTGACGTAAATGCTGCTATTCACGGTAACTGGACAATTGAAAATGCCAAGGACCGTCTTAACATGTACAAGCAGTCGAACAATATTCGCGACGATTACAAGTACACTCCGGTGGGCCCGGACCACGCTAG GAGCTTTATGGCCGAACTGTCTATATACGTGCCAGCTCTCAAGCGTAAGGTGACGGCCCGTGAGACGGGATCCAACAAGAAATCTGCCAGCAAGTCGTGCGCCTTATCTTTGGTACGCCAGCTGTTTCACCTAAAGGTAATTGAGGCCTTCAGCGGCAccctaaaaaagaaaaaggacgAGGAGCTGAAACCCTACCCGGTGAAGCTGTCCCCAAACCTTGTGGACAACTTAGATGAGGTCATCAAGGTGCTGGATCTCCCCGTTGTTAATCCGCGAAATATCAAAATCGAGAAGGACGGTGCTCCCATTCCATTAATA GTTAGTGTAAACCGCGTGGACCCTTTGGTACCTGGGGGCGAAAACCGACAGGAAAGCTCAGTGATTCCATGGGCCCCCCCGCAGCCAAATTGGAATACATGGCATGCCTGCAACATCGATGAAGGCGAGCTGGCCACCACATCAATCGAAGATCTTTCGATGGACTTTGAACGCTCGTTGCGCGAACGCCGTCAAAACGACGCGGAATATCGCCAGTTCCTCGAGTTTCGTGACAAGTTGCCCATTGCGGCCATGCGCTCCGAGATTCTCAGCGCCATCAATGAGAATCCAGTGGTAATTATCCGCGGCAACACCGGCTGCGGAAAGACCACACAGATAGCGCAGTACATTCTCGACGACTACATTTCATCCGGCCAGGGAGGTTTCGCCAACATATATGTGACCCAGCCGCGTCGCATCTCGGCCATATCAGTAGCAGAGCGCGTGGCCCGTGAACGCTGCGAGCAGCTGGGCGACACCGTGGGCTACTCCGTTCGCTTTGAGTCTGTATTCCCGCGGCCTTACGGGGGTATCCTCTTCTGCACCGTCGGAGTTCTGTTACGCAAGCTCGAGGCCGGCTTGAGAGGCGTCTCCCATATCATCGTTGACGAAATCCACGAGCGAGATGTGAACAGCGATTTTCTGCTGGTCATTCTTCGCGATATGGTGGCCACCTATCCGGATCTACACG TTATTCTTATGTCGGCCACCATCGACACCACGCTTTTTGCCAATTACTTTGGCGGCTGTCCAGTACTGGAGGTTCCCGGACGAGCCTTTCCTGTTCAGCAATTCTTTTTGGAAGATATACTGCAGATGACCAACTTTGTGCCCTCGGTGGAGTCCCGACGGAAGCggaaggaggcagaggacgaGGAACAGATGCAGCTCTCGGAGAACAAGGAGGAGGCAGAAACCAATTACAACAAGGTGTGCGAGGCCAAGTACTCGGAGCAGACCCGGAACTCCATGGCCATGCTGTCCGAGTCGGACGTGAGTTTCGAGCTCTTAGAGGCGCTTCTGGTGCTGATCAAGTCAAAGAACATCCCTGGTGCCATCCTCGTCTTCCTTCCCGGCTGGAACTTGATCTTTGCTCTTATGAAGTTCCTGCAGAGCTCAAAAACATTTGGAAACTCGGCTCTGTACCGCATCCTTCCGTGCCACTCGCAGATTCCGCGCGACGACCAGCGCAAGGTGTTCGACCCCGTGCCGGACGGCGTCACAAAGATAATCCTGTCCACGAACATAGCTGAGACCTCGATCACCATCGATGACATCGTCTTCGTTGTGGACATTTGCAAGGCTCGTATGAAGCTCTTTACCTCGCACAATAATCTCACCAGCTACGCCACCGTGTGGGCTAGCAAGACCAACCTGGAGCAGCGCAAGGGTCGCGCTGGCCGCGTCCGTCCTGGCTTCTGCTTCACACTCTGCTCTCGCGCCCGTTTCGCTGTGCTCGAGGACAATCTCACGCCGGAGATGTTCCGCACGCCGCTGCACGAGATGGCTCTTACCATCAAGTTGCTCCGCCTTGGTGCCATTCACCACTTTCTGTCAAAGGCTCTGGAGCCGCCGCCAGTGGACGCTGTCATCGAGGCCGAGGTACTTCTGCGAGAGATGCGCTGCCTGGACGCCAACGATGAATTGACCCCACTAGGGCGCCTGCTGGCGCGCCTGCCCATTGAGCCCCGCTTGGGCAAGATGATGGTACTGGGCGCCGTTTTCGGCTGCGCCGACCTGGTGGCCAGCATGGCCTCCTATTCCAGCACCTTCTCCGAGGTGTTTGCGCTGGACATCGGCCAGCGTCGACTTGCAAATCATCAGAAGGCGCTGAGTGGTCGCAAGTGCTCCGACCACGTGGCAATGATTGTGGCGTCGCAACTGTGGCAGCGAGCCAAGCATCGTGGCGAGCAGGAGGAGGCTCGCTTCTGCGACAGGAAGGGTCTGCAGATGTCCACCATGAACGTGATGTGGGAGGCCAAACAGCAACTGTTGGATCTGCTGCAGCAGGCTGGCTTCCCAGAGGAGTGCATGTTGCCTCACCATGTGGAAGCCGATTCTGAAAAGACCGACCCTATGCTGGAtgtggcactggcactgcTCTGCCTCGGCCTCTATCCCAACATCTGCGTGCACAAGGAGAAGCGCAAGGTTCTAACCACTGAGTCCAAGGCGGCCCTGCTGCACAAGACCTCGGTTAACTGCAGCAACCTGGCCATCACCTTTCCTTATCCATTCTTCGTCTTTGGCGAGAAGATCCGCACACGCGCCGTTTCCTGCAAGCAGCTTTCGATGGTTTCTCCGCTTCAGGTGATGCTGTTCGGTTCGCGTAAGATCGACCTGGCCACCGATAACATCGTGCGAGTGGACAACTGGGTAAACTTTGAAATGGAGCCGGAACATGCCGCCAAGATCGCAGCACTGAAGCCGGCATTGGAAGATCTCATCACGATTGCCTGCGACAATCCCGCCGATGTGCTTCGCTTGGAGAATCCCTACTCCATGCTAGTCGGTGTGGTTAGGAATCTTTGTGACGAGAACGCCGGCGACTTTGGACTGCAGCGCGAAACTGGAATCTTGCCGCACCAGTCGCGACAGGCAGGTTTCAGTGGTGGAGGTGGCGGTCCGGCCAAAAGAGGTCGCTTCGATAAcggcggcggaggcggtgGTGGACGCTTCGGGAACAGAGGTGGCTATGGAAATCAGGGAAACAGCAGCTATGGTCGTGGCGGGCGTCGCAACTATGGCGGTGAAGGTTTCGGTAATTATGGAGGAGGTTTTGGAAATAATGGAGGTGGTTTTGGGAATAATGGAGGTGGATTCGGAAATACCGGAGGAGCTGGATTTGGCAATaatggaggcggcggcggcggatcAGGCGGTGGCTATGGAAACTATGGAAATTCCGGAGGAAATAACTTCTCGGGAGGCGCTAACCAGAACAACAGCTGGGGACACTATTAA
- the mle gene encoding dosage compensation regulator mle isoform X2 codes for MAELSIYVPALKRKVTARETGSNKKSASKSCALSLVRQLFHLKVIEAFSGTLKKKKDEELKPYPVKLSPNLVDNLDEVIKVLDLPVVNPRNIKIEKDGAPIPLIVSVNRVDPLVPGGENRQESSVIPWAPPQPNWNTWHACNIDEGELATTSIEDLSMDFERSLRERRQNDAEYRQFLEFRDKLPIAAMRSEILSAINENPVVIIRGNTGCGKTTQIAQYILDDYISSGQGGFANIYVTQPRRISAISVAERVARERCEQLGDTVGYSVRFESVFPRPYGGILFCTVGVLLRKLEAGLRGVSHIIVDEIHERDVNSDFLLVILRDMVATYPDLHVILMSATIDTTLFANYFGGCPVLEVPGRAFPVQQFFLEDILQMTNFVPSVESRRKRKEAEDEEQMQLSENKEEAETNYNKVCEAKYSEQTRNSMAMLSESDVSFELLEALLVLIKSKNIPGAILVFLPGWNLIFALMKFLQSSKTFGNSALYRILPCHSQIPRDDQRKVFDPVPDGVTKIILSTNIAETSITIDDIVFVVDICKARMKLFTSHNNLTSYATVWASKTNLEQRKGRAGRVRPGFCFTLCSRARFAVLEDNLTPEMFRTPLHEMALTIKLLRLGAIHHFLSKALEPPPVDAVIEAEVLLREMRCLDANDELTPLGRLLARLPIEPRLGKMMVLGAVFGCADLVASMASYSSTFSEVFALDIGQRRLANHQKALSGRKCSDHVAMIVASQLWQRAKHRGEQEEARFCDRKGLQMSTMNVMWEAKQQLLDLLQQAGFPEECMLPHHVEADSEKTDPMLDVALALLCLGLYPNICVHKEKRKVLTTESKAALLHKTSVNCSNLAITFPYPFFVFGEKIRTRAVSCKQLSMVSPLQVMLFGSRKIDLATDNIVRVDNWVNFEMEPEHAAKIAALKPALEDLITIACDNPADVLRLENPYSMLVGVVRNLCDENAGDFGLQRETGILPHQSRQAGFSGGGGGPAKRGRFDNGGGGGGGRFGNRGGYGNQGNSSYGRGGRRNYGGEGFGNYGGGFGNNGGGFGNNGGGFGNTGGAGFGNNGGGGGGSGGGYGNYGNSGGNNFSGGANQNNSWGHY; via the exons ATGGCCGAACTGTCTATATACGTGCCAGCTCTCAAGCGTAAGGTGACGGCCCGTGAGACGGGATCCAACAAGAAATCTGCCAGCAAGTCGTGCGCCTTATCTTTGGTACGCCAGCTGTTTCACCTAAAGGTAATTGAGGCCTTCAGCGGCAccctaaaaaagaaaaaggacgAGGAGCTGAAACCCTACCCGGTGAAGCTGTCCCCAAACCTTGTGGACAACTTAGATGAGGTCATCAAGGTGCTGGATCTCCCCGTTGTTAATCCGCGAAATATCAAAATCGAGAAGGACGGTGCTCCCATTCCATTAATA GTTAGTGTAAACCGCGTGGACCCTTTGGTACCTGGGGGCGAAAACCGACAGGAAAGCTCAGTGATTCCATGGGCCCCCCCGCAGCCAAATTGGAATACATGGCATGCCTGCAACATCGATGAAGGCGAGCTGGCCACCACATCAATCGAAGATCTTTCGATGGACTTTGAACGCTCGTTGCGCGAACGCCGTCAAAACGACGCGGAATATCGCCAGTTCCTCGAGTTTCGTGACAAGTTGCCCATTGCGGCCATGCGCTCCGAGATTCTCAGCGCCATCAATGAGAATCCAGTGGTAATTATCCGCGGCAACACCGGCTGCGGAAAGACCACACAGATAGCGCAGTACATTCTCGACGACTACATTTCATCCGGCCAGGGAGGTTTCGCCAACATATATGTGACCCAGCCGCGTCGCATCTCGGCCATATCAGTAGCAGAGCGCGTGGCCCGTGAACGCTGCGAGCAGCTGGGCGACACCGTGGGCTACTCCGTTCGCTTTGAGTCTGTATTCCCGCGGCCTTACGGGGGTATCCTCTTCTGCACCGTCGGAGTTCTGTTACGCAAGCTCGAGGCCGGCTTGAGAGGCGTCTCCCATATCATCGTTGACGAAATCCACGAGCGAGATGTGAACAGCGATTTTCTGCTGGTCATTCTTCGCGATATGGTGGCCACCTATCCGGATCTACACG TTATTCTTATGTCGGCCACCATCGACACCACGCTTTTTGCCAATTACTTTGGCGGCTGTCCAGTACTGGAGGTTCCCGGACGAGCCTTTCCTGTTCAGCAATTCTTTTTGGAAGATATACTGCAGATGACCAACTTTGTGCCCTCGGTGGAGTCCCGACGGAAGCggaaggaggcagaggacgaGGAACAGATGCAGCTCTCGGAGAACAAGGAGGAGGCAGAAACCAATTACAACAAGGTGTGCGAGGCCAAGTACTCGGAGCAGACCCGGAACTCCATGGCCATGCTGTCCGAGTCGGACGTGAGTTTCGAGCTCTTAGAGGCGCTTCTGGTGCTGATCAAGTCAAAGAACATCCCTGGTGCCATCCTCGTCTTCCTTCCCGGCTGGAACTTGATCTTTGCTCTTATGAAGTTCCTGCAGAGCTCAAAAACATTTGGAAACTCGGCTCTGTACCGCATCCTTCCGTGCCACTCGCAGATTCCGCGCGACGACCAGCGCAAGGTGTTCGACCCCGTGCCGGACGGCGTCACAAAGATAATCCTGTCCACGAACATAGCTGAGACCTCGATCACCATCGATGACATCGTCTTCGTTGTGGACATTTGCAAGGCTCGTATGAAGCTCTTTACCTCGCACAATAATCTCACCAGCTACGCCACCGTGTGGGCTAGCAAGACCAACCTGGAGCAGCGCAAGGGTCGCGCTGGCCGCGTCCGTCCTGGCTTCTGCTTCACACTCTGCTCTCGCGCCCGTTTCGCTGTGCTCGAGGACAATCTCACGCCGGAGATGTTCCGCACGCCGCTGCACGAGATGGCTCTTACCATCAAGTTGCTCCGCCTTGGTGCCATTCACCACTTTCTGTCAAAGGCTCTGGAGCCGCCGCCAGTGGACGCTGTCATCGAGGCCGAGGTACTTCTGCGAGAGATGCGCTGCCTGGACGCCAACGATGAATTGACCCCACTAGGGCGCCTGCTGGCGCGCCTGCCCATTGAGCCCCGCTTGGGCAAGATGATGGTACTGGGCGCCGTTTTCGGCTGCGCCGACCTGGTGGCCAGCATGGCCTCCTATTCCAGCACCTTCTCCGAGGTGTTTGCGCTGGACATCGGCCAGCGTCGACTTGCAAATCATCAGAAGGCGCTGAGTGGTCGCAAGTGCTCCGACCACGTGGCAATGATTGTGGCGTCGCAACTGTGGCAGCGAGCCAAGCATCGTGGCGAGCAGGAGGAGGCTCGCTTCTGCGACAGGAAGGGTCTGCAGATGTCCACCATGAACGTGATGTGGGAGGCCAAACAGCAACTGTTGGATCTGCTGCAGCAGGCTGGCTTCCCAGAGGAGTGCATGTTGCCTCACCATGTGGAAGCCGATTCTGAAAAGACCGACCCTATGCTGGAtgtggcactggcactgcTCTGCCTCGGCCTCTATCCCAACATCTGCGTGCACAAGGAGAAGCGCAAGGTTCTAACCACTGAGTCCAAGGCGGCCCTGCTGCACAAGACCTCGGTTAACTGCAGCAACCTGGCCATCACCTTTCCTTATCCATTCTTCGTCTTTGGCGAGAAGATCCGCACACGCGCCGTTTCCTGCAAGCAGCTTTCGATGGTTTCTCCGCTTCAGGTGATGCTGTTCGGTTCGCGTAAGATCGACCTGGCCACCGATAACATCGTGCGAGTGGACAACTGGGTAAACTTTGAAATGGAGCCGGAACATGCCGCCAAGATCGCAGCACTGAAGCCGGCATTGGAAGATCTCATCACGATTGCCTGCGACAATCCCGCCGATGTGCTTCGCTTGGAGAATCCCTACTCCATGCTAGTCGGTGTGGTTAGGAATCTTTGTGACGAGAACGCCGGCGACTTTGGACTGCAGCGCGAAACTGGAATCTTGCCGCACCAGTCGCGACAGGCAGGTTTCAGTGGTGGAGGTGGCGGTCCGGCCAAAAGAGGTCGCTTCGATAAcggcggcggaggcggtgGTGGACGCTTCGGGAACAGAGGTGGCTATGGAAATCAGGGAAACAGCAGCTATGGTCGTGGCGGGCGTCGCAACTATGGCGGTGAAGGTTTCGGTAATTATGGAGGAGGTTTTGGAAATAATGGAGGTGGTTTTGGGAATAATGGAGGTGGATTCGGAAATACCGGAGGAGCTGGATTTGGCAATaatggaggcggcggcggcggatcAGGCGGTGGCTATGGAAACTATGGAAATTCCGGAGGAAATAACTTCTCGGGAGGCGCTAACCAGAACAACAGCTGGGGACACTATTAA